From the Xenorhabdus ishibashii genome, one window contains:
- a CDS encoding manganese/iron ABC transporter ATP-binding protein: MKRLSLNHQPLFEHPHLIVDNATVTYNNGHTAIYDASFDITGGTICALVGMNGSGKSTLFKTIMGLITPSQGKVSLNNQPIKTALKQNIIAYVPQSEDVDWNFPVLVSDVVMMGRYGKMGFLRRPSKRDHEIVNKALERVGLAELRDRQIGELSGGQKKRAFLARALAQEGKVLLLDEPFTGVDVKTENAIIDLLRDLRDEGHLVLVSTHNLGSVPEFCDHVILINRTVLASGRTENTFTQKNLEITFGGVLRHINLSAPELHKDDDPRSLTVITDDERAAVFYGHNHHIPPRQNPKQKENQP; the protein is encoded by the coding sequence ATGAAGCGCTTATCGTTAAACCACCAACCGTTATTTGAGCATCCTCATTTAATTGTGGATAACGCTACTGTCACTTACAACAATGGGCATACTGCTATCTATGATGCCAGTTTTGACATTACCGGCGGCACAATTTGTGCTTTGGTAGGTATGAATGGCAGCGGTAAGTCCACATTATTCAAAACAATTATGGGATTAATAACCCCTTCACAAGGAAAAGTATCCCTCAACAATCAACCTATCAAGACTGCATTAAAACAAAATATCATCGCATATGTTCCTCAATCTGAGGATGTAGATTGGAATTTTCCGGTTCTGGTCTCCGATGTCGTAATGATGGGACGCTATGGAAAAATGGGTTTTTTGCGCCGCCCTAGCAAGCGTGATCATGAAATTGTCAATAAAGCCCTTGAACGTGTAGGACTGGCAGAATTACGTGATAGGCAAATTGGTGAACTTTCCGGTGGTCAGAAAAAACGGGCATTTTTAGCCCGCGCATTAGCTCAAGAAGGGAAAGTTTTACTCTTGGATGAACCTTTTACCGGAGTGGACGTTAAAACAGAAAATGCCATTATTGACTTACTTCGTGACTTACGTGACGAAGGGCATTTGGTCTTAGTGTCAACGCATAACCTTGGCAGTGTGCCTGAATTCTGTGATCACGTTATTTTGATCAACCGCACAGTGCTTGCAAGTGGCCGAACTGAAAACACGTTTACTCAAAAGAATCTCGAAATTACCTTCGGTGGCGTCTTGCGTCATATTAATCTTTCCGCACCTGAACTGCATAAAGATGATGATCCACGTTCGCTGACAGTCATCACCGATGATGAACGTGCCGCCGTCTTTTACGGGCATAATCATCATATTCCACCGCGGCAAAACCCCAAACAAAAGGAAAATCAACCATGA
- a CDS encoding IS5 family transposase, translating to MPRTMLTDLQWNKLSALMQHAGWIYHKPEHRLTVEGILYRMRTSVPWRDLPPEFGKWNSVFQRFNAWSKKGVLQLIFKWLSGVADREWLFIDGSIVRAHQHSAGAASDDDEAIGKSCGGRSTKIHLAVDSYGLPVHFELSGGQVHDIVHAESLVEQSPPSDFVIADKGYDSQAFRNHIEQQGATPIIPYRKNSRKSDKQIDKCLYRYRHLVENAFARVKHFRAIATRYDKLERNYASMLALAFIIVWLPMWAE from the coding sequence ATGCCGCGAACTATGTTAACAGATCTCCAATGGAATAAGCTATCTGCGTTAATGCAACATGCGGGTTGGATTTATCACAAACCTGAACACCGTTTGACCGTTGAAGGCATTCTTTACCGAATGAGAACGAGCGTTCCCTGGCGCGATTTACCGCCAGAATTCGGCAAATGGAATAGTGTCTTTCAACGTTTCAATGCGTGGTCAAAGAAAGGGGTTTTACAGCTCATTTTCAAGTGGTTATCTGGGGTTGCTGATAGGGAATGGTTGTTTATTGATGGGAGTATCGTCCGTGCTCATCAGCACAGTGCCGGAGCGGCTTCAGATGATGATGAGGCGATTGGCAAAAGTTGTGGTGGACGTTCAACCAAAATTCATTTGGCCGTCGATAGTTATGGCTTGCCTGTTCATTTTGAATTGTCCGGGGGACAAGTGCATGACATTGTTCATGCTGAAAGTTTAGTCGAGCAATCGCCCCCTTCGGACTTTGTGATAGCTGACAAAGGGTACGACAGTCAGGCTTTCAGAAATCATATTGAACAGCAAGGAGCAACGCCGATTATTCCCTACCGGAAAAATAGCCGAAAATCGGATAAACAGATTGATAAATGTTTATATCGTTATCGTCATTTGGTGGAGAATGCGTTCGCTAGGGTTAAACATTTTCGTGCAATAGCAACAAGATACGATAAGCTTGAACGGAATTACGCCAGTATGTTGGCTCTGGCGTTTATCATTGTCTGGTTGCCCATGTGGGCTGAATGA
- a CDS encoding IS982 family transposase, whose amino-acid sequence MSQQDFIIWVFCWVDDNLTALQQGTRLRSRGIPPKLSDAEVIAMEVIGEFLGFSTDKGIWTYFCTHWRAWFPGLGSRANFAKQASNLWVVKQKLQEKLARLLGAFDKPVHIIDGFPLSVCGFKRAKGSANFKGQADYGYCAAKNETYYGFKGHLMIDETGVVTGFTLTPANVSEREATWDVIGPIKGYLLGDKGYLGTEFKQEMKKEGIEMITPVRANMDDPVPRETRKRINARRRLIETVIGQLAGQFAIEKCWARDLWHLSNRIARKLLSHTLGIFANFKQGKNQRDWLQQAKVIGC is encoded by the coding sequence ATGTCACAGCAAGATTTTATCATTTGGGTGTTTTGTTGGGTAGACGATAATTTAACAGCGTTACAGCAAGGCACACGATTGAGGAGCCGGGGGATCCCACCTAAGTTGAGTGATGCGGAAGTCATCGCGATGGAAGTGATTGGTGAATTCTTAGGATTTTCAACAGATAAAGGCATTTGGACGTATTTTTGTACCCACTGGCGCGCATGGTTTCCGGGGTTAGGTTCACGCGCTAACTTTGCCAAACAAGCCTCTAATCTTTGGGTTGTCAAACAAAAACTGCAAGAAAAGCTGGCGAGATTATTGGGCGCGTTCGACAAGCCGGTACATATTATCGACGGATTTCCGCTGTCCGTCTGTGGATTCAAAAGAGCAAAAGGCAGTGCCAACTTTAAAGGACAAGCCGATTATGGGTACTGCGCCGCCAAAAACGAAACTTACTACGGCTTTAAAGGGCATCTTATGATAGATGAAACCGGCGTGGTAACGGGGTTTACGCTGACACCCGCCAATGTCAGTGAGCGTGAAGCAACCTGGGATGTAATCGGCCCGATAAAAGGCTATTTGCTGGGTGATAAAGGGTATTTAGGTACTGAATTTAAACAAGAAATGAAAAAAGAAGGCATTGAAATGATAACCCCGGTGCGTGCCAATATGGATGACCCTGTCCCCAGAGAGACGAGAAAGCGCATTAATGCCAGGCGACGTTTAATTGAAACCGTCATTGGCCAACTCGCCGGGCAATTTGCTATCGAAAAGTGCTGGGCACGGGACTTGTGGCACTTGAGTAATCGAATAGCCAGAAAACTGCTTTCTCACACGTTGGGTATTTTTGCCAATTTTAAACAAGGAAAAAATCAACGCGACTGGCTCCAACAAGCCAAGGTTATAGGGTGTTAA
- a CDS encoding metal ABC transporter substrate-binding protein, giving the protein MNKKRSFPAFAIVNLILVLFTTVLFSQQAHADKKFRVVTTFTIIQDMAQNVAGDAAIVESITKPGAEIHDYQPTPKDIIKAQRADLILWNGLNLERWFERFFENMQEIPVAVITEGITPLPIREGPYNKNPNPHAWMSPKNALIYIENIRKAFVKYDPENTEIYNRNAKAYADKIAQLDAPLRERLSRIPEEQRWLVTSEGAFSYLTQDYGFKEVYLWPINAEEQGSPQQVRRVIDTVRANKIPVVFSESTVSDKPARQVSKETGARYGGVLYVDSLSTQKGPVPTYIDLLNTTVDTIAKGFNQ; this is encoded by the coding sequence ATGAATAAAAAACGTTCTTTCCCTGCTTTTGCAATAGTCAATCTGATCCTTGTTCTATTCACAACAGTGTTATTCAGCCAACAAGCTCATGCAGATAAAAAATTCAGGGTGGTTACAACATTTACTATTATTCAAGATATGGCTCAAAATGTCGCAGGAGACGCTGCAATTGTCGAGTCAATCACTAAACCTGGTGCGGAAATCCATGATTATCAACCCACTCCCAAAGATATCATCAAAGCACAGCGTGCAGACCTTATCCTTTGGAATGGCTTAAATTTAGAACGCTGGTTCGAACGCTTCTTTGAAAACATGCAAGAGATACCTGTTGCTGTTATCACCGAAGGTATTACGCCTTTACCGATCCGTGAAGGTCCTTACAATAAAAATCCTAACCCTCATGCTTGGATGTCACCAAAGAATGCGCTGATCTATATCGAAAATATCCGTAAAGCTTTTGTCAAATACGATCCTGAGAATACCGAAATTTATAATCGTAATGCCAAAGCTTATGCAGATAAAATAGCTCAATTGGATGCGCCTCTTAGAGAGCGTCTTTCTCGTATTCCTGAAGAACAGCGCTGGCTGGTAACCAGTGAAGGCGCTTTCAGCTATCTCACACAAGACTATGGTTTCAAAGAAGTCTACTTATGGCCAATTAATGCTGAGGAACAAGGTTCCCCACAACAGGTTCGCCGTGTCATTGACACAGTAAGGGCCAACAAGATCCCAGTTGTTTTCAGTGAAAGCACTGTTTCAGATAAACCAGCAAGACAAGTCAGTAAAGAAACAGGCGCACGTTACGGCGGAGTACTCTATGTAGATTCCCTTTCCACGCAAAAAGGACCCGTTCCAACTTATATTGATCTACTTAACACGACTGTAGACACTATTGCAAAAGGATTTAATCAATGA
- a CDS encoding IS5 family transposase (programmed frameshift) yields MRKTYPSDISREAFQKIEPLLLSSRKRTRPRKVDVYEVFCALLYILKSGCQWDMLPSDFPSKSTVYYYFKLWKEKPSETEPSLLEQALKNRVGEARINSGRNANTTFVIVDAQSVKNTDTAREKGYDAGKKVSGIKRHIAVDTQGLPHAITITTANVTDRKGAQEAFTRHKKSLSWVKNVLADGGYTGETFAENVHHILGATVEIAKRSELHTFQVIPKRWVVERSFGWLEKCRRLWKNCERYLNTSLQFVNLAFLVVLLRRKNTE; encoded by the exons ATGAGAAAAACCTACCCGAGTGATATCAGCCGAGAAGCCTTTCAAAAAATTGAACCCTTGTTGCTCAGCAGCCGAAAACGTACGCGTCCTCGGAAAGTCGATGTGTATGAGGTGTTTTGTGCCCTGCTGTATATCCTCAAGAGCGGTTGTCAGTGGGATATGCTCCCCAGTGATTTCCCCAGCAAAAGTACCGTGTATTACTATTTCAAACTCTGGAAAGAGAAACCGTCAGAAACAGAACCTAGCCTGCTGGAGCAGGCATTA AAAAATCGGGTTGGCGAGGCCCGTATCAACTCTGGTCGGAACGCTAACACGACGTTTGTGATCGTCGACGCACAAAGCGTTAAGAACACAGATACAGCGCGTGAGAAAGGCTATGATGCCGGTAAAAAAGTGTCTGGCATCAAACGCCATATCGCGGTAGATACTCAAGGTTTACCTCACGCAATAACCATCACCACGGCAAATGTCACGGACAGAAAAGGGGCACAGGAGGCTTTTACGCGGCACAAAAAGTCACTCAGTTGGGTGAAAAATGTTTTAGCCGATGGCGGTTATACGGGAGAAACCTTCGCTGAGAACGTGCATCATATACTCGGCGCGACTGTCGAAATTGCCAAACGTAGTGAATTGCATACTTTCCAGGTGATACCCAAGCGATGGGTTGTCGAACGTTCATTTGGTTGGCTGGAAAAATGTCGACGATTGTGGAAGAACTGTGAGAGATATTTGAATACCAGCCTTCAGTTCGTCAATCTGGCATTTCTCGTCGTGTTGTTGCGCAGAAAAAATACTGAATAG
- a CDS encoding transglycosylase SLT domain-containing protein, whose product MKLKFRYIAVALLLSGCANQQVYQSDSNKQTTAKRMLDGNKAAFGTRKLTNRFKSTPFDDFIAQAAKRYSVDENLIKAIIQVESDFRPEVVSKSNAVGLMQIKASTAGRDAYRVKGKSGQPTMRELKDPATNIDLGTAYISILKKQHLDGISNPETLYYATIVAYVNGAGALLRTFDANRTLAINKINRMTPNEFYQYIQNNHPAPQAPRYLWKVKNAYRTLGVTY is encoded by the coding sequence GTGAAATTAAAATTCCGCTACATTGCGGTGGCACTGTTATTGTCAGGATGTGCAAACCAGCAAGTATATCAATCAGACAGTAATAAACAAACAACAGCAAAACGCATGCTTGATGGCAATAAGGCTGCTTTTGGTACCCGTAAATTGACAAATAGGTTTAAATCCACCCCATTTGATGATTTTATTGCGCAAGCCGCAAAACGTTATAGTGTTGATGAAAATCTTATCAAGGCGATTATTCAAGTGGAATCGGATTTTCGCCCAGAGGTCGTTAGTAAATCGAATGCCGTTGGATTAATGCAGATTAAGGCGTCTACGGCTGGGCGAGATGCTTACCGAGTGAAAGGAAAATCAGGGCAACCAACCATGCGTGAATTGAAAGATCCTGCAACTAACATCGATCTTGGTACTGCCTATATCAGCATCTTGAAAAAACAGCATCTGGACGGTATCTCCAATCCAGAAACACTGTACTATGCAACGATAGTTGCCTATGTAAATGGTGCAGGGGCATTGTTGCGAACGTTTGATGCAAACCGGACTTTGGCAATTAATAAAATTAATAGAATGACACCGAATGAATTTTATCAATATATCCAGAATAACCATCCTGCGCCACAGGCTCCGCGTTATTTATGGAAAGTAAAAAATGCTTATCGTACTTTAGGTGTAACTTATTAA
- a CDS encoding metal ABC transporter permease produces the protein MMELILQPFSYNYMVKAMWVSAIVGAVCAFLSAYLMLKGWSLMGDALSHSVVPGVAGAYALGLPYAGGAFFTGMLAALSMTLVRHITRLREDAVIGFIFSTFFAVGLLIVSLNPTSVNVQTIILGNILGIADEDVLQVEIIIAVSFITLMVLWKDLLVVFFDETHARSIGLSPLRLKIIFFTLLSACTVAALQTVGAILVIAMVVTPGATAYLLTDRFKHLLIIAVAIGSLTSGIGAYVSYFLNGATGGVIVTMQTVIFLFAFFFAPKHGMLASRRRARKESLALIQEQRP, from the coding sequence ATGATGGAACTGATTTTACAACCATTCAGTTACAACTACATGGTGAAAGCCATGTGGGTAAGTGCCATTGTTGGGGCTGTTTGTGCTTTCTTATCTGCTTATCTGATGCTAAAAGGTTGGTCGCTGATGGGTGATGCCCTCTCCCACTCTGTTGTACCCGGTGTGGCAGGTGCATATGCTCTCGGTTTACCTTATGCTGGTGGTGCTTTTTTTACAGGGATGCTCGCTGCATTATCAATGACATTGGTGCGTCATATCACTCGGTTACGTGAAGATGCAGTGATAGGTTTTATATTCTCCACTTTTTTTGCCGTCGGATTATTGATCGTTTCTTTAAACCCTACATCCGTGAATGTACAAACCATTATTTTAGGCAATATTCTGGGAATTGCTGATGAAGATGTTTTACAAGTTGAAATCATTATTGCAGTTTCCTTCATTACCTTAATGGTACTTTGGAAAGATCTATTAGTTGTTTTTTTTGATGAAACTCATGCTCGCTCTATTGGCTTATCACCGCTACGGTTGAAAATCATTTTCTTCACTTTATTAAGTGCCTGCACTGTTGCTGCATTACAGACAGTAGGCGCTATCTTGGTTATCGCAATGGTTGTAACACCTGGTGCAACCGCTTATTTGTTAACAGATAGATTTAAACATTTATTGATTATTGCCGTCGCCATCGGTTCACTCACAAGTGGTATTGGTGCGTATGTGAGTTATTTCCTCAATGGTGCAACTGGGGGAGTCATTGTCACCATGCAAACAGTGATTTTCTTATTTGCATTCTTTTTTGCTCCTAAGCATGGCATGTTGGCCTCTCGCAGACGAGCCAGAAAAGAATCTCTGGCATTGATTCAGGAACAACGCCCATGA
- the tnpA gene encoding IS200/IS605 family transposase: MGIKAQSSAHTKWLCKYHIVFSPKYRRKVIFNNIRSSVGEILRDLCKYKGVEIIEGHLMPDHVHMLVSIPPKLSVSSFMGYLKGKSSLMIFDRHANLKYKFGNRKFWAEGFYVSTVGLNEATIQKYIREQEKSDLISDKLSRVC, translated from the coding sequence ATGGGCATTAAAGCACAAAGCTCAGCGCATACAAAGTGGCTGTGTAAATACCATATCGTCTTTTCGCCGAAATATAGACGGAAAGTGATTTTTAATAATATTCGTTCAAGTGTGGGAGAGATCCTCAGAGACCTTTGTAAGTATAAAGGTGTGGAAATAATCGAAGGTCATCTCATGCCAGATCATGTTCATATGTTGGTGAGTATTCCACCAAAGCTAAGCGTTTCAAGCTTTATGGGATATTTGAAGGGTAAAAGTTCGTTGATGATCTTTGATAGACACGCCAATTTAAAATATAAATTTGGCAACAGAAAGTTTTGGGCGGAAGGGTTCTATGTCAGTACGGTAGGGCTAAATGAAGCGACAATTCAAAAGTATATCAGAGAGCAAGAAAAGTCGGATTTAATCTCGGATAAATTGAGTAGGGTCTGTTGA
- a CDS encoding IS982 family transposase, which translates to MDKLVEIFCDVDDFCRFFIPQWEQFCLESGHRLRRRQGHMYPSEIMTILILFHMSHYRDFKNFYLKHIWQYHHRDFATLLSYTRFISVAPSVLVPLCSYLTQLKGKPTGIAFIDSTSLSVCHNIRIPRHKVFAGIAQRGKNSMGWFYGFKLHLVVNHQGEILALKVTAGNVDDREPVRELTTELMGSLYGDKGYLSQELADDLANSGVTFITKKRRNMKARMQAEWDKIMLKKRFIIETINGQLKLISQIEHSRHRSIRGFMLTVLGGLIAYCLKLKKPSLKVFYSEDAVPMMA; encoded by the coding sequence ATGGACAAGTTAGTTGAAATTTTCTGTGATGTCGATGATTTTTGCCGTTTTTTCATTCCTCAATGGGAACAATTTTGCCTTGAGAGTGGGCATCGTTTACGCCGCCGACAAGGTCATATGTATCCCAGTGAAATCATGACCATTTTGATCCTTTTTCATATGTCGCATTACCGTGATTTTAAAAATTTTTATTTGAAACATATTTGGCAATACCACCACCGCGACTTCGCCACTTTACTCAGTTATACCCGTTTTATCAGCGTTGCCCCTTCCGTTTTGGTGCCATTATGCAGCTATCTGACTCAATTAAAAGGGAAACCCACAGGCATTGCTTTTATTGATTCCACCAGTTTGAGTGTCTGCCATAACATTCGCATCCCTCGACATAAGGTCTTTGCGGGGATCGCACAGCGTGGAAAAAATTCAATGGGATGGTTTTATGGTTTCAAATTACACTTGGTTGTCAATCATCAGGGGGAAATTCTCGCGCTTAAAGTCACGGCCGGTAATGTGGATGATCGGGAACCGGTTCGCGAATTAACCACAGAATTAATGGGTTCTCTTTACGGCGATAAAGGTTATCTGAGTCAGGAATTGGCGGACGATTTAGCCAACAGCGGTGTCACTTTCATCACGAAAAAACGGCGTAACATGAAAGCCCGTATGCAAGCTGAGTGGGATAAGATAATGTTAAAAAAGCGTTTTATCATTGAAACGATTAATGGACAATTAAAATTAATTTCTCAGATAGAGCACTCTCGCCACCGAAGTATAAGAGGATTTATGTTGACCGTTTTAGGTGGACTGATCGCTTACTGCCTTAAATTGAAAAAACCATCACTGAAAGTTTTCTACTCAGAAGACGCTGTTCCAATGATGGCTTAA